ATATAAATAAAATTTGGCTTCAGACCAGAATGTGTGTCCAATAGGCCCTGATTAATTGAAAGATTAGGCAAAGAGAGGGTTCGAATCTTCCCATGCCAATCTTAAACAGCTTGTACGCTATGTGGCAGAAGGCTCCGATGCCCATTTTGGATACACATTCTGGCCAGTATCCAATAAATACAAAAGTCAAATAATGCTGGGAATGTTTCACGTGAAACATTCCCATATGTTGATCATCGAAGAACTTTATTTTTTATCTACAATAACTACATGCGTTGCTTCGAATCCATCGGCAATAGGAGCTTCCAAAACCTTAGGATTACGACCTGCATTTTTCTGAATCTCTTTAGCAGCTTTACGAACCTCAGCCGGTGCGGAACGACCTTTGAGCGCTATGAGCTGTCCGCCGTGCTTGATCAGAGGTAAAGTCAAACCACTGAGTTTTGTCATTGGGGCAACAGCTCGACATGTAACAACAGCGAAGGGATGCATGTTCTTATCATGTTTGAGTTGCTTGATATATTCTTCTGCCCTTGCACGAACAACCTGTACGTTCCCTAATTCCAGCTCTTCAACACATTCTTCAAGCCATTCGACTCGACGCTCCATAGGTTCAATAAGGGTGACCTCGTGATCCGGTAAACAAGCTGCGACCACGATACCTGGAAATCCTCCGCCACTTCCTAAATCCGCGACGCTTTTGAATCGCTGTCCATCAGTCGATGATTCGATGAAAGGAACAATGGCAGCAGAATTGAGGATATGCCGTTCCCAAATAATGTCGACATCGCGGGGACCGATGATGCCACGCTCTTCGCCTTCCTTGGAAAGTTTCCGTTTAAATGCTTGCATCTTCGGAAACACATCTCCGAACATATCATTCAATAGCGTAGACTTTTCCAACTCTTCGTCGGTATGTATCTGTGCGTCCATCTCATCCCTTATCTATCACGAACAACTACTAAATCTACCAGAGA
The window above is part of the Bifidobacterium sp. ESL0732 genome. Proteins encoded here:
- the rsmG gene encoding 16S rRNA (guanine(527)-N(7))-methyltransferase RsmG, translated to MDAQIHTDEELEKSTLLNDMFGDVFPKMQAFKRKLSKEGEERGIIGPRDVDIIWERHILNSAAIVPFIESSTDGQRFKSVADLGSGGGFPGIVVAACLPDHEVTLIEPMERRVEWLEECVEELELGNVQVVRARAEEYIKQLKHDKNMHPFAVVTCRAVAPMTKLSGLTLPLIKHGGQLIALKGRSAPAEVRKAAKEIQKNAGRNPKVLEAPIADGFEATHVVIVDKK